GCCGATAGTGAACCGACAGGCTTGTGCCTTTGTCTTCGAGCAGAATCCCGGCATCAGATGTCTCAAGACTCTGCAACAGCTGCATTTTCCAGTCCTGGCTGAGCTTACTAAAGCGTGTTTCCGCCTCCTTCCACAACGGTAGCCCTTCGGCCCCGTGATTGCCGATCAGGTAATGGGGAGAAATTTCAAGAAAACGCATTGCATCACGTCTGTTTCTGCCGGTTATGACGGCAACCGGCAGATGTTGCATAATAATCTGTAGTTCCTGCTGCAATTCATCTGCGACCTTGATCTCGTTCGGGTCAGGACTGATGGGAGCCAGCGTGCCATCCAGATCAAAAGCCAGCAATGTCCGGGGCGTTATAAAGTGACAAAGCGTCTCAAGTCCCGCTGTGCTGAGGATATCTTTCATACCATTTTTCCGATCCGATTTTGCGTCATTCCGTCAAACATTGTGACAATGACAGGGCTGTTTTTAAGCCGGTTATGCGGCCATGAAGAAGCTGAACTGACTTCGATCACCTGCATCACCACTGAAATCAGATAATCTGGCCCAAGCGAAACTGGCGCTGCAGATACTCCTGGAAGGAACGAACCTTTTCCAGAGCTGACTGCAGACGGGCCTGCTCCAAACCATTTAACTGTACGTGGGTAATCCGGTTGTCCGGGGTGCGCCCTTCCTGAATGGCCTCAATCTGGCTCTTTAACCTGAAAAAGACCAGGGCATGGTAGGCGGCTGTCAGGTCATCGGCATCATGGGGCTCCATCAGCTTCGCCTCAACCAGCCAGTTGATCCGTTCCAGGGTGCTGTGTGCCTGAATTCCAACTGACAGGGCCAGGAGCTTGATTCCCTCGGTGATACTGAAGATCCCGGCTTTTTTCAGGTCAAGCTGTCCCCTGTGCTCCCCTCTCTCTGTCTTGACCTTTCCGAGCCAGCTCAGCGGCACCTTGAAACGAAGCAGGTTGTTCAGCATATGTCCCAGATAGAGATCATTTCCCTTCAGTCTGCCGCCGATATAGGTACGCAGCTCTTGTTCAAGGCCGGTATCTCCCGTCAGCATGCGTAGATCGCTAACCATGCTGACCTTCATGATATGGTCCGGTGTCGGGGTGTCAAACCACTGATCGAGTGTTTTCTTCCAGCCTGACAGTGGTAGCCGCCAGACTGCGTTGTTGGCCATGATGCCGCCAGGGCAGGGTGGAATGCCGATTTTGATTACGCATTCGATCAAGGCATCGGAAAAGGCGATGATTCGTTGCAGTTCAGCGGGTGTCAGGTCATCTGCATAGATCAGGGCATTATCCTGGTCGGTGGTCAGGGTCTGCTCGCCACGTCCTTCGCTGCCCAGCACCAGAAAAGCAAAACGGCCGGTCAGATCGCTAAATGTCCC
Above is a window of Trichlorobacter lovleyi SZ DNA encoding:
- the otsB gene encoding trehalose-phosphatase, with product MKDILSTAGLETLCHFITPRTLLAFDLDGTLAPISPDPNEIKVADELQQELQIIMQHLPVAVITGRNRRDAMRFLEISPHYLIGNHGAEGLPLWKEAETRFSKLSQDWKMQLLQSLETSDAGILLEDKGTSLSVHYRHTASREQAYHRLMHMINKLTPEPRVVEGKCVINLVPYDAPHKGDALLELMHLAGMDSAVFMGDDETDEDVFALKQGNILTVRVGKSATSQADWFIQEQNDVLKTVTAIRLHLQRAQALANQQELHRGGPQESPTEP
- a CDS encoding putative nucleotidyltransferase substrate binding domain-containing protein; amino-acid sequence: MPDQNILFQPVGQYCRREVATCRADDQLVEAALRMSDQGISSLVVCDNNRPVGIVTDRDLRNKVVAKGIDPCSLTVSSIMTSPLITIGEQEFLFEALHRISRHGIHRIVVVSPDCRLIGIITDSDILRLQTNSPQRLVRRIEEAQTIDSLRELHQEVQKLVVHLFGTGVRIHELVRLIAHLNDQIMLRLIRLLRKGTFSDLTGRFAFLVLGSEGRGEQTLTTDQDNALIYADDLTPAELQRIIAFSDALIECVIKIGIPPCPGGIMANNAVWRLPLSGWKKTLDQWFDTPTPDHIMKVSMVSDLRMLTGDTGLEQELRTYIGGRLKGNDLYLGHMLNNLLRFKVPLSWLGKVKTERGEHRGQLDLKKAGIFSITEGIKLLALSVGIQAHSTLERINWLVEAKLMEPHDADDLTAAYHALVFFRLKSQIEAIQEGRTPDNRITHVQLNGLEQARLQSALEKVRSFQEYLQRQFRLGQII